The Streptomyces avermitilis MA-4680 = NBRC 14893 genome contains a region encoding:
- a CDS encoding NHLP bacteriocin export ABC transporter permease/ATPase subunit, whose amino-acid sequence MTAVHEGDLVLGALGSMGTPYDCSGLGRLDLEGPQVLWLVAAGAMDLFAVDAVQQGQWHHLGRLEAGSLLLGPVAGPQHTLVARPLRECVMRRISLRELYESGGTQTWSYDEYGNAQYVPPTTSPLEYALALGVGRGLSILFQAPMATERAAAPTDDDVFWMQVPPGSVQYGSLYGEEAAADLLMDPGVWQGMVDQQYRLLATLDRWIEQLERSHEHRTAAGIKAGEAVRVQADRTLLASIGKSSAKRTTAADADATYAACKLVAGAAGIALAEPAQSGTESDRLDPVERVAIASRVRTRAVRLDGRWWRDNTGPLVGHRALSGAPVALLWRRGGYVAVQPSSGRETPIEKANAEEFEPRAVMFYRPLPERGLGPLRLMRFSMRGTGGDLRNLLASGLVTVAVGALVPIATGKVLGEYVPKAQHGLIVQVCLAIMITSVVSAAFMLLQNLTLLRMEGRIEATLQPAVWDRLLRLPTKFFTSRSTGELASAAMGISSIRRLLAGVGPTVAQSVTVGAMNLGLLFWYSAPMALAAIGMLVVIAGVFLGLGLWQVRWQRRLVVLSNKLNNQAFQTLRGLPKLRVAAAENYAYAAWAGEFARSRELQQKVGRIKNLTTVLGAVYLPLCSLLMFMLLAGPARGAMSAAAFLTFNTSVTMLLTSVTQLTGAFVSAVAALPMFEEIKPVLDATPEVRTASTRPGVLSGGIEARRLSFRYADDGPLVLDDVSFEIKPGEFVAIVGPSGCGKSTLLRLLIGFDKPVSGSVLYDGQDLGALDQSAVRRQCGVVLQHAQPFTGSILDCICGTEPYTPEEAMAAAEMAGLAEDIKRMPMGLHTIVQGSGAISGGQRQRLMIAQALIRRPRILFFDEATSALDNETQRTVIESTKALNATRVVIAHRLSTVMDADRVIVMEDGRVAQQGPPAQLLADTGGRLHELVRRQLA is encoded by the coding sequence ATGACGGCGGTTCACGAGGGCGACCTCGTCCTCGGTGCCCTGGGTTCGATGGGCACCCCGTACGACTGCTCGGGGCTCGGCCGCCTCGATCTGGAAGGGCCGCAGGTGCTGTGGCTGGTGGCGGCCGGCGCCATGGACCTGTTCGCGGTGGACGCCGTCCAGCAGGGCCAGTGGCACCACCTCGGCCGTCTCGAAGCGGGCTCGCTGCTGCTCGGCCCGGTCGCGGGACCGCAGCACACCCTGGTCGCCAGGCCGCTGCGGGAGTGCGTGATGCGCCGGATCTCGCTGCGCGAGCTGTACGAGTCCGGGGGCACCCAGACCTGGTCGTACGACGAGTACGGCAACGCCCAGTACGTTCCGCCGACCACGAGTCCGCTGGAGTACGCCCTCGCCCTGGGCGTCGGCCGCGGCCTCTCCATCCTCTTCCAGGCGCCGATGGCCACCGAGCGGGCCGCCGCGCCGACCGACGACGACGTCTTCTGGATGCAGGTCCCGCCGGGTAGCGTGCAGTACGGCTCGCTGTACGGCGAGGAGGCGGCGGCCGACCTGCTGATGGATCCCGGCGTCTGGCAGGGCATGGTCGACCAGCAGTACCGGCTGCTCGCCACCCTCGACCGGTGGATCGAGCAGTTGGAGCGCAGCCACGAGCACCGTACGGCGGCGGGTATCAAGGCGGGCGAGGCCGTGCGCGTCCAGGCCGACCGCACGCTGCTGGCGTCCATCGGGAAGTCGTCGGCGAAGCGCACCACCGCGGCCGACGCCGATGCCACGTACGCGGCCTGCAAGCTGGTCGCCGGCGCGGCCGGGATCGCGCTCGCCGAGCCCGCGCAGAGCGGCACCGAGAGCGACCGGCTCGACCCGGTGGAGCGCGTCGCGATCGCCTCGCGTGTCCGCACCCGGGCCGTACGGCTCGACGGCCGCTGGTGGCGCGACAACACGGGCCCGCTGGTGGGCCACCGGGCCCTGTCCGGCGCGCCGGTCGCGCTGCTGTGGCGGCGCGGCGGATACGTCGCCGTGCAGCCCTCGTCCGGCCGCGAGACGCCGATCGAGAAGGCCAACGCGGAGGAGTTCGAGCCGCGTGCCGTCATGTTCTACCGCCCGCTGCCCGAGCGGGGTCTGGGTCCGCTGCGGCTGATGCGGTTCAGCATGCGGGGCACCGGCGGCGATCTGCGCAATCTCCTGGCCAGTGGTCTGGTGACGGTGGCGGTCGGCGCCCTCGTGCCGATCGCCACCGGCAAGGTGCTCGGCGAGTACGTGCCGAAGGCCCAGCACGGTCTGATCGTCCAGGTCTGTCTGGCCATCATGATCACGAGCGTCGTGTCGGCGGCGTTCATGCTGCTCCAGAACCTCACCCTCCTGCGGATGGAGGGGCGGATCGAGGCGACGCTCCAGCCGGCCGTCTGGGACCGGCTGCTCAGGCTCCCGACGAAGTTCTTCACCTCCCGCTCCACCGGCGAGCTGGCCAGCGCGGCGATGGGTATCAGCTCGATACGCCGGCTGCTGGCGGGCGTCGGCCCCACGGTCGCCCAGTCGGTCACCGTCGGCGCGATGAACCTGGGACTGTTGTTCTGGTACAGCGCGCCGATGGCGCTGGCGGCGATCGGGATGCTGGTCGTCATCGCCGGTGTGTTCCTGGGGCTCGGCCTGTGGCAGGTGCGCTGGCAGCGCCGTCTCGTCGTGCTCAGCAACAAGCTGAACAACCAGGCGTTCCAGACTCTGCGCGGTCTGCCCAAGCTGCGGGTCGCGGCGGCCGAGAACTACGCGTACGCCGCCTGGGCGGGCGAGTTCGCGCGCAGCCGTGAGCTCCAGCAGAAGGTCGGCCGCATCAAGAACCTCACCACGGTGCTGGGCGCGGTGTATCTGCCGCTCTGCTCGCTGCTGATGTTCATGCTGCTCGCGGGCCCGGCGCGGGGGGCGATGTCGGCGGCCGCGTTCCTCACCTTCAACACCTCGGTGACCATGCTGCTGACGTCGGTCACCCAGCTGACCGGCGCCTTCGTCTCGGCGGTGGCCGCGCTGCCGATGTTCGAGGAGATCAAGCCGGTGCTCGACGCGACTCCGGAGGTGCGCACGGCGAGCACCCGCCCCGGCGTCCTGTCCGGCGGCATCGAGGCGCGGCGCCTCTCCTTCCGGTACGCGGACGACGGTCCGCTCGTCCTCGACGACGTGTCCTTCGAGATCAAGCCGGGCGAGTTCGTGGCGATCGTCGGCCCGAGCGGCTGCGGCAAGTCCACGCTGCTGCGGCTGCTGATCGGCTTCGACAAGCCGGTCTCGGGAAGTGTCCTGTACGACGGCCAGGACCTGGGCGCCCTCGACCAGTCGGCCGTACGCCGGCAGTGCGGTGTCGTACTGCAGCACGCCCAGCCCTTCACCGGGTCGATCCTGGACTGCATCTGCGGCACCGAGCCGTACACGCCCGAGGAGGCGATGGCGGCGGCCGAGATGGCGGGGCTCGCCGAGGACATCAAGCGGATGCCGATGGGGCTGCACACCATCGTCCAGGGCAGCGGGGCGATCTCCGGCGGCCAGCGGCAGCGGCTGATGATCGCCCAGGCGCTGATCCGCCGACCGCGCATCCTCTTCTTCGACGAGGCCACCAGCGCCCTCGACAACGAGACGCAGCGCACGGTCATCGAGAGCACGAAGGCCCTCAACGCCACCCGTGTCGTGATCGCCCACCGGCTGTCCACGGTGATGGACGCGGACCGCGTGATCGTGATGGAGGACGGCCGGGTCGCCCAGCAGGGGCCGCCCGCGCAGCTGCTCGCGGACACGGGCGGGCGGCTGCACGAGCTGGTGCGGCGGCAGCTGGCGTGA
- a CDS encoding NHLP family bacteriocin export ABC transporter peptidase/permease/ATPase subunit, producing MTAPQDTLPPSARGRRRAAPPKRTVPKSRQKTVRTPTVLQMEAVECGAASLAMVLGHYGRHIPLEELRIACGVSRDGSRASNLLKAARSYGLTAKGMQMDTAALAEVKAPAILFWEFNHYVVYDGMGRRFGRRGVHINDPGKGRRFVPMEDFDTSFTGVVLVMEPGPDFEKGGRRPGVLGAMPARLRGTSGTMPAAVLASLLLVAVGAAMPALSRTYIDMFLIGGQTSLLGVLFASMGTCVALTIALTWLQQANLLHGRVISSTLSSARFLRHLLRLPVTFFSQRSPADLVQRLQSNDAVAETLARDLAAAGVDAIVVVLYAVLLYTYDPQLTAVGIGVALLNVVAMRVVIRLRATRTAKLRADSARLTNTAYTGLQLIETMKATGGEDGYFRKWAGQHATTLEEQQRLGVPSAWLGVVAPTLATLNSALILWIGGLRAVEGGISVGLLVAFQALVTRFTAPITRLNGVAGRIQDFAADVARLKDVENFQADPLYARPGGGESTRRLQGHVELENITFGYSPLDQPLLSGFSLTVGPGQQVALVGGSGSGKSTVSRLISGLYAPWEGVIRIDGQRLADIPRGALAASVSFVDQDVFLFEGTVRDNVALWDPSIPDDAVVAALQDADLYDVVTRRPGGIHSRVEQDGRNFSGGQRQRLEIARALVRNPSILVLDEVTSALDAETEQTVIDNLRKRGCACVVIAHRLSTVRDSDEIVVLQHGTIVERGRHDALVTAGGAYAQLVRER from the coding sequence GTGACCGCTCCCCAGGACACCCTGCCGCCGTCGGCGCGCGGCAGACGGCGGGCCGCCCCGCCGAAGCGCACGGTCCCCAAGAGCCGGCAGAAGACCGTACGCACCCCCACCGTCCTCCAGATGGAGGCCGTCGAGTGCGGCGCCGCCTCCCTCGCCATGGTGCTCGGCCACTACGGCCGGCACATCCCCCTCGAGGAACTGCGCATCGCCTGCGGTGTCTCCCGGGACGGCTCGCGGGCCAGCAACCTCCTCAAGGCGGCCCGTAGTTACGGCCTGACGGCCAAGGGCATGCAGATGGACACGGCCGCGCTCGCCGAGGTGAAGGCGCCCGCGATCCTGTTCTGGGAGTTCAACCACTACGTCGTGTACGACGGCATGGGGCGCCGCTTCGGCCGGCGGGGCGTGCACATCAACGACCCCGGCAAGGGCCGCCGGTTCGTGCCCATGGAGGACTTCGACACCAGCTTCACCGGCGTCGTCCTGGTCATGGAGCCGGGCCCCGACTTCGAGAAGGGCGGCCGCAGGCCGGGTGTCCTGGGCGCCATGCCGGCCCGGCTGCGCGGCACCTCGGGCACCATGCCCGCCGCCGTCCTCGCGAGCCTGCTGCTGGTGGCGGTGGGCGCGGCGATGCCCGCGCTGAGCCGTACCTACATCGACATGTTCCTGATCGGCGGCCAGACCTCGCTGCTCGGCGTGCTGTTCGCGTCGATGGGCACCTGTGTGGCGCTGACGATCGCGCTGACCTGGCTGCAACAGGCGAACCTGCTGCACGGCCGCGTCATCTCCTCCACGCTCTCCAGTGCCCGCTTCCTGCGGCACCTGCTGCGGCTTCCGGTCACCTTCTTCTCCCAGCGCAGCCCGGCCGACCTGGTCCAGCGGCTCCAGTCGAACGACGCGGTCGCCGAGACCCTGGCCCGTGACCTCGCGGCGGCCGGCGTCGACGCGATCGTCGTCGTGCTCTACGCGGTCCTCCTCTACACCTACGACCCGCAGCTGACGGCCGTCGGCATCGGCGTCGCACTGCTCAACGTCGTGGCCATGCGGGTCGTCATACGGCTGCGGGCGACGCGTACCGCGAAGCTGCGCGCCGACAGCGCCCGGCTGACCAACACGGCCTACACCGGTCTCCAGCTGATCGAGACGATGAAGGCGACCGGCGGCGAGGACGGCTACTTCCGCAAGTGGGCCGGGCAGCACGCCACCACGCTGGAGGAGCAGCAGCGCCTCGGGGTGCCGAGCGCCTGGCTGGGCGTGGTCGCGCCGACGCTCGCGACGCTCAACAGCGCGCTGATTCTCTGGATCGGCGGCCTGCGCGCGGTGGAGGGCGGCATCTCGGTCGGTCTCCTTGTCGCGTTCCAGGCCCTCGTCACCCGCTTCACCGCGCCGATCACCCGCCTCAACGGTGTCGCGGGCCGCATCCAGGACTTCGCGGCCGACGTGGCACGTCTCAAGGACGTCGAGAACTTCCAGGCCGACCCGCTCTACGCCCGCCCCGGCGGTGGCGAGTCGACCCGGCGGCTGCAGGGCCATGTCGAACTGGAGAACATCACGTTCGGCTACAGCCCGCTCGACCAGCCGCTGCTGAGCGGGTTCAGCCTGACGGTCGGCCCCGGACAGCAGGTGGCGCTGGTGGGCGGTTCCGGAAGCGGCAAGTCCACGGTCTCCCGGCTGATATCGGGTCTCTACGCCCCCTGGGAGGGCGTGATCCGCATCGACGGGCAGCGGCTGGCGGACATCCCGCGCGGGGCGCTCGCGGCTTCGGTCTCCTTCGTGGACCAGGACGTGTTCCTCTTCGAGGGGACGGTCCGCGACAACGTGGCGCTGTGGGACCCGTCGATCCCGGACGACGCGGTGGTCGCGGCGCTTCAGGACGCGGACCTGTACGACGTCGTCACGCGCCGCCCGGGCGGCATCCACAGCCGGGTCGAGCAGGACGGGCGCAACTTCTCCGGCGGTCAGCGCCAGCGCCTGGAGATCGCGCGGGCGCTGGTGCGCAACCCCAGCATCCTGGTCCTCGACGAGGTGACGAGCGCGCTGGACGCGGAGACCGAGCAGACGGTCATCGACAATCTGCGCAAGCGCGGCTGTGCCTGTGTGGTGATCGCGCACCGGCTCAGCACCGTGCGCGACAGCGACGAGATCGTGGTGCTCCAGCACGGCACGATCGTGGAACGGGGGCGGCACGACGCCCTGGTGACGGCCGGCGGCGCGTATGCCCAGCTGGTCAGGGAGCGGTGA
- a CDS encoding PaaI family thioesterase, whose amino-acid sequence MTVTPAQAGKILADNFAPWVLDLGLSVEEVDDRRVVLRLPWSARLAREGGALSGQALLAAADTATVIAVSAARGGFVPMTTVQQSTSFQRAVTEADVLVEAVLTRLGRRMAFADITMTAEGRDEIAARASTVYALLD is encoded by the coding sequence ATGACGGTGACCCCTGCCCAAGCCGGAAAGATCCTCGCCGACAACTTCGCGCCCTGGGTGCTCGATCTCGGCCTGTCGGTCGAGGAGGTGGACGACCGCCGGGTGGTGCTCCGGCTGCCGTGGTCCGCGCGACTCGCCCGGGAGGGCGGCGCGTTGTCGGGCCAGGCGTTGCTGGCCGCCGCCGACACGGCGACGGTGATCGCGGTGTCGGCGGCGCGCGGCGGCTTCGTCCCCATGACGACGGTTCAGCAGTCCACCAGCTTCCAGCGCGCGGTCACGGAGGCCGATGTGCTGGTCGAGGCGGTACTCACGCGCCTGGGCCGCCGGATGGCCTTCGCCGACATCACGATGACCGCCGAGGGCCGCGACGAGATCGCGGCCCGGGCGAGCACGGTGTACGCGCTTCTGGACTGA
- a CDS encoding HlyD family efflux transporter periplasmic adaptor subunit: MQFRQQALAKLQSPEELDLPVRFARPQGWLVLSVTVVVMAAASVWAVTGSVASTVGAPAVLTHGEGSYVLQSPVAGQVTAVLAKEGERLPANSPVLKVRTDDGDTLVRTVAAGRITALAATIGAIIQTGANVAAVEKVAHASDPLYATVYVPAENASSIPANAAVDLTVQSVPTQQYGVLHGHVKSVDRTVQTRQQIAAFLGDSQLGEQFTKKGRPVAVLVRLDRSSGTKSGYQWSSADGPPYTLASMTLATGSIRLADQRPVDWLLP; encoded by the coding sequence GTGCAGTTCCGCCAACAGGCCCTCGCCAAGCTGCAGTCGCCCGAAGAGCTCGACCTCCCGGTGCGCTTCGCACGCCCCCAGGGCTGGCTCGTCCTGTCCGTGACGGTCGTCGTCATGGCGGCCGCCTCCGTGTGGGCCGTGACGGGCTCCGTCGCCTCCACGGTCGGCGCACCCGCCGTCCTCACGCACGGCGAGGGCAGTTACGTCCTGCAAAGCCCCGTCGCGGGGCAGGTGACCGCGGTCCTCGCCAAGGAGGGCGAGCGGCTGCCGGCGAACTCGCCCGTCCTCAAGGTCCGTACGGACGACGGCGACACTCTGGTGCGCACCGTCGCCGCGGGCCGGATCACCGCGCTCGCCGCCACGATCGGCGCGATCATCCAGACCGGCGCGAACGTCGCCGCCGTGGAGAAGGTCGCCCACGCCTCGGACCCGCTGTACGCGACGGTGTACGTCCCGGCCGAGAACGCCTCCTCGATTCCGGCGAACGCGGCGGTGGACCTGACCGTCCAGTCGGTGCCGACCCAGCAGTACGGGGTGCTGCACGGCCATGTGAAGTCCGTCGACCGGACCGTCCAGACCCGGCAGCAGATCGCCGCGTTCCTCGGCGACAGCCAGCTGGGCGAGCAGTTCACCAAGAAGGGCCGGCCGGTGGCCGTCCTGGTCCGGCTCGACCGGTCGTCCGGCACGAAGAGCGGCTACCAGTGGTCCTCAGCGGACGGGCCGCCGTACACCCTCGCTTCCATGACCCTGGCCACGGGTTCGATCCGGCTGGCCGATCAGCGTCCCGTCGATTGGCTGCTCCCGTGA